From one Bos indicus x Bos taurus breed Angus x Brahman F1 hybrid chromosome 7, Bos_hybrid_MaternalHap_v2.0, whole genome shotgun sequence genomic stretch:
- the FLT4 gene encoding vascular endothelial growth factor receptor 3 isoform X1 — translation MQRGAALCLRLWLCLGLLDNERGLASGYSMTPPTLNITEETYVIDSSDSLSISCRGQHPLEWAWPGAQDAPVPEEKDGEDTGTVRDCEGTDTRPYCKVLQLQEAHANNTGSYRCYYKYIKARIEGTTAASTYVFVRDWEQPFINKPDTLLVNRKDSTWVPCLVSIPGLNVTLRSQSSALQPDGQEVVWDDRRGMRVPTPLLRDALYLQCETTWGGQAFLSNPFVVHITGNELYDIQLFPKRSLELLVGEKLVLNCTVWAEFNSGVTFDWNYPGKQAERGKWVPERRSQQTHTELSSILTIHNVSQRDLGPYVCQANNGIQQFQESTEVIVHEKPFISVEWLKGPVLEATAGDELVKLPVKLAAYPPPEFQWYKDRKAVSGRHSPHVLVLKEVTEASAGIYTLALWNTAAGLRRNISLELVVNVPPHIHEKEASSPSIYSRHSRQALTCTAYGVPPPLGIQWHWRPWTPCRTFSQRSLSRRRQQRDRMPQCQDWREVTTQDAVNPIESLDTWTEFVEGKNKTVSKLVIQEANVSAMYKCVVFNKVGQDERLIYFYVATIPDGFSIESEPSEEPLEGQTVRLSCRADNYTYEHLHWYRLNLSTLHDAQGNPLLLDCKNVHLFATPLAASLEEVASGEPHATLTLTIPSVAPEDEGDYVCEVQDRRTHDKHCHKKYLSVQALEAPRLTQNLSDLLVNVSDSLEMRCPVAGTHVPSIVWYKDERLLEEESGIDLADSNQRLSIQRVREEDAGHYLCSVCNAKGCVNSSASVAVEGSEDKGSMEIVILVGTGVIAVFFWVLLLLIFCNMRRPTHADIKTGYLSIIMDPGEVPLEEQCEYLSYDASQWEFPRERLHLGRVLGHGAFGKVVEASAFGINKGSSCDTVAVKMLKEGATASEHRALMSELKILIHIGNHLNVVNLLGACTKPNGPLMVIVEFCKYGNLSNFLRTKREAFNPCAEKSAEQRRRFCSMVEDAKADQRRPGNCDMALLTRLLTGKGGAGRAAPVQEAKDLWLSPLTMEDLVCYSFQVARGMEFLASRKCIHRDLAARNILLSESDVVKICDFGLARDIYKDPDYVRKGSARLPLKWMAPESIFDKVYTTQSDVWSFGVLLWEIFSLGASPYPGVQINEEFCQRLKEGTRMRAPELATPAIRRIMLSCWAGDPKERPAFSDLVEILGNLLQGRAQQEDDCVAPCGSQSSEEGSFLQASTTAMHITETDADTEDSPLSLHQHSLAARYYNCVSFPGCLARGTQTQGSSRMKTFEEFPMTPTTYKAIVDSQTDSGMVLASEEFEQLESRHREESRLSCKGPGRNVSMTTAHLDPQGRRWPDPGPRGQVFYNSEYGELAGPPEESASTLAARSPFFTDSSY, via the exons GCCTGGCCAGTGGCTACTCCATGACCCCACCAACCCTGAACATCACGGAAGAGACATATGTCATCGATTCCAGTGACAGCCTGTCCATCTCCTGCAG GGGGCAGCACCCCCTGGAGTGGGCCTGGCCGGGGGCTCAGGATGCACCAGTCCCAGAGGAGAAGGATGGTGAGGACACGGGGACCGTGCGAGACTGTGAAGGCACAGACACCCGGCCCTACTGCAAGGTTCTGCAGCTGCAGGAGGCCCACGCCAACAACACAGGCAGCTACCGCTGCTACTACAAGTACATCAAGGCTCGCATTGAGGGCACAACCGCGGCCAGCACCTACGTGTTTGTGAGAG ACTGGGAGCAGCCATTCATCAACAAGCCAGACACACTCCTGGTCAACAGGAAGGACTCCACGTGGGTGCCCTGCCTGGTGTCCATCCCCGGCCTGAACGTCACGTTGCGCTCG CAAAGCTCAGCACTGCAGCCTGATGGACAGGAGGTGGTGTGGGATGACCGCCGGGGCATGCGGGTGCCCACCCCTCTGCTGCGCGATGCCCTGTACCTGCAATGTGAGACCACCTGGGGcggccaggccttcctgtccaaccCCTTCGTTGTGCACATCACAG GCAATGAGCTCTATGACATCCAGCTGTTCCCCAAGAGATCGCTGGAGCTGCTGGTTGGGGAAAAACTAGTCCTGAACTGTACCGTGTGGGCCGAGTTCAACTCAGGTGTCACCTTTGACTGGAACTATCCAGGGAAGCAG GCAGAGCGGGGTAAGTGGGTACCAGAGCGGCGCTCCCAGCAGACTCACACAGAGCTCTCCAGCATCCTCACCATCCACAACGTCAGCCAGCGTGACTTGGGCCCGTACGTGTGCCAGGCCAACAATGGTATCCAGCAGTTCCAGGAGAGCACTGAGGTCATTGTGCATG AGAAGCCCTTCATCAGCGTCGAGTGGCTCAAGGGTCCGGTTCTAGAGGCCACGGCAGGAGATGAGCTGGTGAAGCTGCCCGTGAAGCTGGCGGCTTATCCCCCACCAGAGTTCCAATG GTACAAGGACAGAAAGGCAGTGTCCGGGCGCCACAGTCCCCATGTTCTGGTGCTCAAGGAGGTGACGGAGGCCAGTGCGGGCATCTACACCCTGGCCCTGTGGAACACCGCGGCTGGCCTGAGGCGTAACATCAGCCTAGAGCTGGTGGTGAATG TACCCCCCCACATCCATGAAAAGGAGGCCTCCTCCCCCAGCATCTACTCCCGCCATAGCCGCCAGGCCCTCACCTGCACGGCCTACGGGGTGCCCCCTCCTCTCGGCATCCAGTGGCACTGGCGGCCGTGGACGCCCTGCAGGACCTTCAGCCAGCGCAGCCT CAgccggcggcggcagcagcgagACCGAATGCCACAGTGCCAGGACTGGAGGGAGGTGACCACACAGGATGCTGTGAACCCCATTGAGAGCCTGGACACCTGGACGGAGTTTGTGGAGGGCAAAAATAAG ACGGTGAGCAAGCTGGTGATCCAGGAGGCCAATGTGTCCGCCATGTACAAGTGCGTGGTCTTCAACAAAGTGGGCCAGGATGAGCGTCTCATCTACTTCTACGTGGCCA CCATCCCCGATGGCTTCAGCATAGAGTCAGAGCCAtcagaagagcccctggagggccAGACCGTGCGCCTGAGCTGCCGGGCTGACAACTACACATATGAGCATTTGCACTGGTACCGCCTCAACCTGTCCACGCTGCATGACGCGCAGGGGAACCCACTGCTGCTTGACTGCAAGAACGTGCACCTGTTTGCCACGCCACTGGCCGccagcctggaggaggtggcgTCCGGGGAGCCCCACGCCACGCTCACCCTCACCATCCCCAGTGTGGCACCAGAAGACGAAGGCGACTACGTGTGCGAGGTGCAGGACCGGCGCACCCACGACAAGCACTGCCATAAGAAGTACCTGTCCGTGCAGG ccctagAAGCCCCACGGCTCACACAGAACCTAAGCGACCTCCTGGTGAACGTGAGCGATTCCTTGGAGATGCGGTGCCCAGTGGCTGGGACGCACGTACCCAGCATCGTGTGGTACAAAGATGAGAGGCTGCTGGAAGAAGAGTCCG GAATCGACCTGGCGGACTCGAACCAGAGGCTGAGCATCCAGCGCGTGCGCGAGGAGGATGCGGGCCACTATCTGTGCAGTGTGTGCAACGCCAAGGGCTGTGTCAACTCCTCTGCCAGCGTGGCTGTGGAAG GCTCTGAGGATAAAGGCAGCATGGAGATCGTGATCCTTGTTGGCACCGGAGTCATCGCTGTCTTTTTCTGGGTCCTCCTTCTCCTCATCTTCTGTAACATGAGGAGG ccaACCCATGCAGACATCAAGACTGGCTACTTGTCCATCATCATGGACCCCGGGGAGGTGCCTTTGGAGGAGCAGTGTGAATACCTGTCCTACGATGCTAGTCAATGGGAGTTCCCCCGGGAACGGCTGCACCTCG GCAGAGTCCTCGGCCACGGGGCCTTTGGGAAGGTGGTGGAAGCCTCAGCCTTTGGCATCAACAAGGGCAGCAGCTGTGACACTGTGGCCGTGAAAATGCTGAAAG AGGGCGCCACAGCCAGCGAGCATCGCGCCCTGATGTCGGAGCTCAAAATCCTAATCCACATTGGTAACCACCTCAACGTGGTCAACCTCCTGGGGGCTTGCACCAagcccaatg GCCCTCTCATGGTGATCGTGGAGTTTTGCAAGTATGGCAATCTCTCCAACTTCTTGCGCACCAAGCGAGAGGCCTTCAATCCCTGCGCG GAGAAGTCTGCTGAACAGAGAAGGCGCTTCTGCTCCATGGTGGAGGACGCCAAGGCTGACCAGAGGAGGCCAGGGAACTGCGACATGGCCCTCCTCACAAGGCTCTTAACGGGCAAGGGCGGGGCAGGGCGGGCCGCTCCAGTCCAAGAAG CCAAGGACCTGTGGCTGAGCCCGCTGACCATGGAAGACCTTGTCTGCTACAGCTTCCAGGTGGCCCGAGGGATGGAGTTCCTGGCCTCTCGAAAG TGTATCCACAGGGACCTGGCCGCTCGAAACATCTTGCTGTCAGAAAGTGACGTGGTGAAGATCTGTGACTTTGGCCTGGCCCGGGACATCTACAAGGACCCTGACTATGTGCGCAAGGGCAGT GCCCGGCTGCCCCTGAAGTGGATGGCCCCTGAGAGCATCTTCGACAAGGTGTACACCACGCAGAGCGACGTGTGGTCCTTTGGGGTCCTGCTCTGGGAGATTTTCTCCCTGG GGGCCTCCCCATACCCTGGGGTGCAGATCAATGAGGAGTTCTGCCAGCGGCTGAAAGAGGGCACCCGGATGCGGGCCCCGGAGCTAGCCACTCCTGCCAT ACGCCGCATCATGCTGAGCTGCTGGGCGGGAGACCCCAAAGAGAGGCCTGCATTCTCAGATCTGGTGGAGATCCTGGGGAACCTGCTTCAGGGCAGGGCCCAGCAG GAAGATGACTGCGTGGCTCCTTGTGGTTCTCAGAGCTCGGAGGAAGGCAGCTTCTTGCAGGCATCCACCACGGCCATGCACATCACAGAGACGGATGCTGACACAGAGGACAGCCCGCTGAGCCTGCACCAGCACAGCCTGGCCGCCAG ATATTATAACTGTGTGTCCTTTCCGGGATGCCTTGCCAGAGGAACGCAAACCCAGGGTTCCTCCAGGATGAAAACGTTTGAGGAATTTCCCATGACCCCAACTACCTACAAGGCCATAGTG GACAGCCAGACGGACAGTGGGATGGTGCTGGCCTCCGAGGAGTTTGAGCAGCTGGAGAGCAGGCACAGAGAAGAGAGCAGGCTCAG
- the FLT4 gene encoding vascular endothelial growth factor receptor 3 isoform X2, producing MQRGAALCLRLWLCLGLLDNERGLASGYSMTPPTLNITEETYVIDSSDSLSISCRGQHPLEWAWPGAQDAPVPEEKDGEDTGTVRDCEGTDTRPYCKVLQLQEAHANNTGSYRCYYKYIKARIEGTTAASTYVFVRDWEQPFINKPDTLLVNRKDSTWVPCLVSIPGLNVTLRSQSSALQPDGQEVVWDDRRGMRVPTPLLRDALYLQCETTWGGQAFLSNPFVVHITGNELYDIQLFPKRSLELLVGEKLVLNCTVWAEFNSGVTFDWNYPGKQAERGKWVPERRSQQTHTELSSILTIHNVSQRDLGPYVCQANNGIQQFQESTEVIVHEKPFISVEWLKGPVLEATAGDELVKLPVKLAAYPPPEFQWYKDRKAVSGRHSPHVLVLKEVTEASAGIYTLALWNTAAGLRRNISLELVVNVPPHIHEKEASSPSIYSRHSRQALTCTAYGVPPPLGIQWHWRPWTPCRTFSQRSLRRRQQRDRMPQCQDWREVTTQDAVNPIESLDTWTEFVEGKNKTVSKLVIQEANVSAMYKCVVFNKVGQDERLIYFYVATIPDGFSIESEPSEEPLEGQTVRLSCRADNYTYEHLHWYRLNLSTLHDAQGNPLLLDCKNVHLFATPLAASLEEVASGEPHATLTLTIPSVAPEDEGDYVCEVQDRRTHDKHCHKKYLSVQALEAPRLTQNLSDLLVNVSDSLEMRCPVAGTHVPSIVWYKDERLLEEESGIDLADSNQRLSIQRVREEDAGHYLCSVCNAKGCVNSSASVAVEGSEDKGSMEIVILVGTGVIAVFFWVLLLLIFCNMRRPTHADIKTGYLSIIMDPGEVPLEEQCEYLSYDASQWEFPRERLHLGRVLGHGAFGKVVEASAFGINKGSSCDTVAVKMLKEGATASEHRALMSELKILIHIGNHLNVVNLLGACTKPNGPLMVIVEFCKYGNLSNFLRTKREAFNPCAEKSAEQRRRFCSMVEDAKADQRRPGNCDMALLTRLLTGKGGAGRAAPVQEAKDLWLSPLTMEDLVCYSFQVARGMEFLASRKCIHRDLAARNILLSESDVVKICDFGLARDIYKDPDYVRKGSARLPLKWMAPESIFDKVYTTQSDVWSFGVLLWEIFSLGASPYPGVQINEEFCQRLKEGTRMRAPELATPAIRRIMLSCWAGDPKERPAFSDLVEILGNLLQGRAQQEDDCVAPCGSQSSEEGSFLQASTTAMHITETDADTEDSPLSLHQHSLAARYYNCVSFPGCLARGTQTQGSSRMKTFEEFPMTPTTYKAIVDSQTDSGMVLASEEFEQLESRHREESRLSCKGPGRNVSMTTAHLDPQGRRWPDPGPRGQVFYNSEYGELAGPPEESASTLAARSPFFTDSSY from the exons GCCTGGCCAGTGGCTACTCCATGACCCCACCAACCCTGAACATCACGGAAGAGACATATGTCATCGATTCCAGTGACAGCCTGTCCATCTCCTGCAG GGGGCAGCACCCCCTGGAGTGGGCCTGGCCGGGGGCTCAGGATGCACCAGTCCCAGAGGAGAAGGATGGTGAGGACACGGGGACCGTGCGAGACTGTGAAGGCACAGACACCCGGCCCTACTGCAAGGTTCTGCAGCTGCAGGAGGCCCACGCCAACAACACAGGCAGCTACCGCTGCTACTACAAGTACATCAAGGCTCGCATTGAGGGCACAACCGCGGCCAGCACCTACGTGTTTGTGAGAG ACTGGGAGCAGCCATTCATCAACAAGCCAGACACACTCCTGGTCAACAGGAAGGACTCCACGTGGGTGCCCTGCCTGGTGTCCATCCCCGGCCTGAACGTCACGTTGCGCTCG CAAAGCTCAGCACTGCAGCCTGATGGACAGGAGGTGGTGTGGGATGACCGCCGGGGCATGCGGGTGCCCACCCCTCTGCTGCGCGATGCCCTGTACCTGCAATGTGAGACCACCTGGGGcggccaggccttcctgtccaaccCCTTCGTTGTGCACATCACAG GCAATGAGCTCTATGACATCCAGCTGTTCCCCAAGAGATCGCTGGAGCTGCTGGTTGGGGAAAAACTAGTCCTGAACTGTACCGTGTGGGCCGAGTTCAACTCAGGTGTCACCTTTGACTGGAACTATCCAGGGAAGCAG GCAGAGCGGGGTAAGTGGGTACCAGAGCGGCGCTCCCAGCAGACTCACACAGAGCTCTCCAGCATCCTCACCATCCACAACGTCAGCCAGCGTGACTTGGGCCCGTACGTGTGCCAGGCCAACAATGGTATCCAGCAGTTCCAGGAGAGCACTGAGGTCATTGTGCATG AGAAGCCCTTCATCAGCGTCGAGTGGCTCAAGGGTCCGGTTCTAGAGGCCACGGCAGGAGATGAGCTGGTGAAGCTGCCCGTGAAGCTGGCGGCTTATCCCCCACCAGAGTTCCAATG GTACAAGGACAGAAAGGCAGTGTCCGGGCGCCACAGTCCCCATGTTCTGGTGCTCAAGGAGGTGACGGAGGCCAGTGCGGGCATCTACACCCTGGCCCTGTGGAACACCGCGGCTGGCCTGAGGCGTAACATCAGCCTAGAGCTGGTGGTGAATG TACCCCCCCACATCCATGAAAAGGAGGCCTCCTCCCCCAGCATCTACTCCCGCCATAGCCGCCAGGCCCTCACCTGCACGGCCTACGGGGTGCCCCCTCCTCTCGGCATCCAGTGGCACTGGCGGCCGTGGACGCCCTGCAGGACCTTCAGCCAGCGCAGCCT ccggcggcggcagcagcgagACCGAATGCCACAGTGCCAGGACTGGAGGGAGGTGACCACACAGGATGCTGTGAACCCCATTGAGAGCCTGGACACCTGGACGGAGTTTGTGGAGGGCAAAAATAAG ACGGTGAGCAAGCTGGTGATCCAGGAGGCCAATGTGTCCGCCATGTACAAGTGCGTGGTCTTCAACAAAGTGGGCCAGGATGAGCGTCTCATCTACTTCTACGTGGCCA CCATCCCCGATGGCTTCAGCATAGAGTCAGAGCCAtcagaagagcccctggagggccAGACCGTGCGCCTGAGCTGCCGGGCTGACAACTACACATATGAGCATTTGCACTGGTACCGCCTCAACCTGTCCACGCTGCATGACGCGCAGGGGAACCCACTGCTGCTTGACTGCAAGAACGTGCACCTGTTTGCCACGCCACTGGCCGccagcctggaggaggtggcgTCCGGGGAGCCCCACGCCACGCTCACCCTCACCATCCCCAGTGTGGCACCAGAAGACGAAGGCGACTACGTGTGCGAGGTGCAGGACCGGCGCACCCACGACAAGCACTGCCATAAGAAGTACCTGTCCGTGCAGG ccctagAAGCCCCACGGCTCACACAGAACCTAAGCGACCTCCTGGTGAACGTGAGCGATTCCTTGGAGATGCGGTGCCCAGTGGCTGGGACGCACGTACCCAGCATCGTGTGGTACAAAGATGAGAGGCTGCTGGAAGAAGAGTCCG GAATCGACCTGGCGGACTCGAACCAGAGGCTGAGCATCCAGCGCGTGCGCGAGGAGGATGCGGGCCACTATCTGTGCAGTGTGTGCAACGCCAAGGGCTGTGTCAACTCCTCTGCCAGCGTGGCTGTGGAAG GCTCTGAGGATAAAGGCAGCATGGAGATCGTGATCCTTGTTGGCACCGGAGTCATCGCTGTCTTTTTCTGGGTCCTCCTTCTCCTCATCTTCTGTAACATGAGGAGG ccaACCCATGCAGACATCAAGACTGGCTACTTGTCCATCATCATGGACCCCGGGGAGGTGCCTTTGGAGGAGCAGTGTGAATACCTGTCCTACGATGCTAGTCAATGGGAGTTCCCCCGGGAACGGCTGCACCTCG GCAGAGTCCTCGGCCACGGGGCCTTTGGGAAGGTGGTGGAAGCCTCAGCCTTTGGCATCAACAAGGGCAGCAGCTGTGACACTGTGGCCGTGAAAATGCTGAAAG AGGGCGCCACAGCCAGCGAGCATCGCGCCCTGATGTCGGAGCTCAAAATCCTAATCCACATTGGTAACCACCTCAACGTGGTCAACCTCCTGGGGGCTTGCACCAagcccaatg GCCCTCTCATGGTGATCGTGGAGTTTTGCAAGTATGGCAATCTCTCCAACTTCTTGCGCACCAAGCGAGAGGCCTTCAATCCCTGCGCG GAGAAGTCTGCTGAACAGAGAAGGCGCTTCTGCTCCATGGTGGAGGACGCCAAGGCTGACCAGAGGAGGCCAGGGAACTGCGACATGGCCCTCCTCACAAGGCTCTTAACGGGCAAGGGCGGGGCAGGGCGGGCCGCTCCAGTCCAAGAAG CCAAGGACCTGTGGCTGAGCCCGCTGACCATGGAAGACCTTGTCTGCTACAGCTTCCAGGTGGCCCGAGGGATGGAGTTCCTGGCCTCTCGAAAG TGTATCCACAGGGACCTGGCCGCTCGAAACATCTTGCTGTCAGAAAGTGACGTGGTGAAGATCTGTGACTTTGGCCTGGCCCGGGACATCTACAAGGACCCTGACTATGTGCGCAAGGGCAGT GCCCGGCTGCCCCTGAAGTGGATGGCCCCTGAGAGCATCTTCGACAAGGTGTACACCACGCAGAGCGACGTGTGGTCCTTTGGGGTCCTGCTCTGGGAGATTTTCTCCCTGG GGGCCTCCCCATACCCTGGGGTGCAGATCAATGAGGAGTTCTGCCAGCGGCTGAAAGAGGGCACCCGGATGCGGGCCCCGGAGCTAGCCACTCCTGCCAT ACGCCGCATCATGCTGAGCTGCTGGGCGGGAGACCCCAAAGAGAGGCCTGCATTCTCAGATCTGGTGGAGATCCTGGGGAACCTGCTTCAGGGCAGGGCCCAGCAG GAAGATGACTGCGTGGCTCCTTGTGGTTCTCAGAGCTCGGAGGAAGGCAGCTTCTTGCAGGCATCCACCACGGCCATGCACATCACAGAGACGGATGCTGACACAGAGGACAGCCCGCTGAGCCTGCACCAGCACAGCCTGGCCGCCAG ATATTATAACTGTGTGTCCTTTCCGGGATGCCTTGCCAGAGGAACGCAAACCCAGGGTTCCTCCAGGATGAAAACGTTTGAGGAATTTCCCATGACCCCAACTACCTACAAGGCCATAGTG GACAGCCAGACGGACAGTGGGATGGTGCTGGCCTCCGAGGAGTTTGAGCAGCTGGAGAGCAGGCACAGAGAAGAGAGCAGGCTCAG